A single Lolium perenne isolate Kyuss_39 chromosome 6, Kyuss_2.0, whole genome shotgun sequence DNA region contains:
- the LOC127306438 gene encoding probable L-type lectin-domain containing receptor kinase S.5, whose protein sequence is MAPSRRPQSASTAGFAVVLLLYAISVCSLLPAVVAQSATFTRTVGGTDFTTFSFPSFESTLMKLPGNLTFSNNATVSSHALQITPDTMNDPDTFLVNRAGRIMFATPYVLWASNASNSSADGRRVASFSTVFNINLYRANASVKGEGLAFVVASGGGADPPPGSVGQYLGLTNVSTDGSAANEFAAVEFDSVKQPYDPDDNHVGLDVNGVQSKVAASLTPFGIQLAPALTNTSTDKGTYFVWVEYNGTSRHVWVYMAKTESKPATPVLNASLDLSTVLLNKTAYFGFSASTGVAYQLNCVSMWNMTVEILPGSAIPGKKEALSGWKLGLTIGVPSAVALALGLFLGLYIRNRRRRIGDDPNSLFHNTIDLTSMAGVPKEFDYKELRKGTNNFDEKMKLGEGGYGVVYRATVVGEHGQTVEVAVKQFSGANTKGQEDFLAELSIINLLRHRNLVKLLGWCHQNGVLLLVYDFMPNGSLDRHLFGGPESPILTWEQRYKIVAGVASALNYLHHEYDQRVIHRDLKPSNIMLDKDFNARLGDFGLARALESDKTSYTDLIGVPGTLGYIAPECFHTGRATRESDVFGLGAVILEIVSGRRVSYSNQVGCSQLLEGVWQLHGVGGGRVLEAVDRRLADGEFDEDDAERLLLLGLACSHPNPGERPRAKEIVQILTRAAPAPEVPAAKPAFMWPVQPVAAFAGEDGELPTSGVSTAMTSSSSYSYYASSAGWTTQNYLLSRDHDLITDRDASTV, encoded by the exons ATGGCGCCTTCCCGCCGTCCCCAAAGTGCCAGCACCGCCGGCTTCGCCGTCGTCCTGCTTCTCTACGCCATCTCCGTCTGCTCGCTCCTCCCCGCCGTCGTCGCCCAGTCCGCCACCTTCACCAGAACCGTCGGCGGCACGGACTTCACCACCTTCTCCTTCCCCTCGTTCGAATCCACGCTGATGAAGCTCCCGGGCAACCTGACCTTCTCCAACAACGCCACCGTCAGCTCGCATGCTCTGCAGATCACGCCGGACACGATGAATGACCCGGATACGTTTCTCGTCAACCGCGCCGGCCGGATCATGTTCGCCACGCCGTACGTGCTCTGGGCCTCCAACGCCTCCAACTCCAGCGCCGACGGCCGCCGCGTCGCCTCCTTCTCCACCGTGTTCAATATCAACCTCTACCGAGCGAACGCGTCCGTCAAGGGCGAAGGGCTAGCGTTCGTCGTCGCGTCCGGCGGTGGCGCGGATCCGCCCCCCGGCAGCGTCGGCCAGTACCTCGGCCTCACCAACGTGTCCACCGACGGCAGCGCCGCCAACGAGTTCGCGGCCGTGGAGTTTGACAGCGTGAAGCAGCCCTACGACCCCGACGACAACCACGTCGGCCTCGACGTGAACGGCGTGCAGTCCAAGGTCGCCGCCTCCCTCACCCCCTTCGGCATCCAGCTAGCGCCCGCGCTCACCAACACCAGCACCGACAAAGGTACCTACTTCGTGTGGGTCGAGTACAACGGCACGTCGCGGCACGTGTGGGTGTACATGGCCAAGACCGAGAGCAAGCCGGCCACCCCCGTGCTCAACGCGTCGCTGGACCTCTCTACTGTCCTCCTCAACAAGACGGCTTACTTCGGCTTCTCGGCGTCCACCGGCGTTGCGTACCAGCTCAACTGCGTGAGCATGTGGAACATGACGGTCGAGATTCTCCCCGGCTCCGCCATCCCCGGTAAGAAGGAGGCGCTCTCCGGCTGGAAGCTCGGGCTGACCATCGGCGTGCCTTCCGCCGTCGCGCTGGCGCTCGGGCTCTTCCTCGGCCTGTACATCAGGAACAGGCGGAGGAGGATCGGCGACGACCCCAACTCGTTGTTCCACAACACCATCGATTTAACGAGCATGGCCGGGGTGCCCAAGGAGTTCGACTACAAGGAGCTGAGGAAAGGAACCAACAACTTCGACGAGAAGATGAAGCTGGGGGAGGGAGGGTACGGCGTGGTGTACCGCGCCACCGTGGTCGGGGAACATGGCCAGACCGTGGAGGTGGCCGTGAAGCAGTTCTCCGGGGCCAACACCAAGGGGCAGGAGGACTTCCTCGCCGAGCTCAGCATCATCAACCTCCTCCGGCACCGCAACCTCGTCAAGCTCCTCG GCTGGTGCCACCAGAACGGCGTGCTGCTGCTGGTGTACGACTTCATGCCCAACGGCAGCCTGGACAGGCACCTCTTCGGCGGGCCGGAATCCCCCATCCTCACCTGGGAGCAGCGGTACAAGATCGTCGCCGGCGTGGCCTCCGCCCTGAACTACCTCCACCACGAGTACGACCAGCGCGTGATCCACCGGGACCTCAAGCCGTCGAACATCATGCTGGACAAGGACTTCAACGCCCGGCTGGGCGACTTCGGGCTCGCCCGCGCGCTGGAGTCCGACAAGACCTCGTACACGGACTTGATCGGCGTGCCGGGCACCCTGGGCTACATCGCGCCGGAGTGCTTCCACACGGGCCGGGCGACGAGGGAGTCGGACGTGTTCGGCCTCGGCGCCGTCATCCTGGAGATCGTCTCGGGGCGGCGCGTCTCCTACAGCAACCAGGTCGGGTGCAGCCAGCTGCTGGAGGGCGTGTGGCAGCTCCACGGCGTCGGCGGAGGGCGCGTCCTCGAGGCGGTGGACCGGAGGCTGGCCGACGGCGAGTTCGACGAGGACGACGCGGAAAGGCTGTTGCTGCTGGGGCTGGCGTGCAGCCACCCGAACCCCGGGGAGCGGCCGAGGGCGAAGGAGATCGTGCAGATCCTGACGCGCGCCGCGCCGGCGCCGGAGGTGCCGGCCGCGAAGCCGGCGTTCATGTGGCCCGTGCAGCCGGTGGCGGCGTTCGCGGGTGAGGACGGGGAGCTGCCGACGTCCGGCGTCAGCACGGCCATGACCTCCTCGTCGTCGTACTCGTACTACGCCTCATCGGCGGGGTGGACGACCCAGAACTACCTGCTGAGCAGGGACCACGACCTGATCACGGACAGGGACGCGTCCACGGTGTGA